The nucleotide sequence GAGGCCTCGAGCGGGAACACCGGTATAGGCCTGGCCATGGTGTGTGCGGTCAAGGGTTACCGTTGTCTCATCGCCATGCCCGAGTCGGCCTCCATCGAACGGCGCAAGATCATGCAGGCCTACGGAGCCGAGATCCTGCTTACCCCCGCGGAAAAGAGCACCGACGGGGCCATCGAAGCCATTTACGAGCTGGTCCGGCAGTATCCGGACAGGTACTACAATCCCGATCAGTTCAACAATCCGGCCAACTGGAGGGTTCATTACCGCACCACGGCTCCGGAGATCTGGCGGGATACCGAGGGGCGGGTCACCCATGTGGTGGCCTCCATGGGGACCACCGGGACTCTCATGGGGCTCGCCCGCTACTTCAGGGAAAAGGCCCCCCAGGTACGGGTGATAGGGGTGGAGCCGGTGCCGGGGCATCGCATTCAGGGCCTCAAGAACATGAAGGAATCCTATCCTCCGGGAATTTACGACCGCAAACTGCCCCACGCGGTAATCAATGTGGACGACGAGGAGGCCTACGAATTGAGCCGGCGTCTGGCCCGGGAGGAGGGCATCTTCGTGGGCATGAGCTCCGGGGCGGCGCTGGCCGGGGCCCTGAAGGTGGCCCGGGAGATAGACGAGGGGCTCGTCGTGGTCATCTTTCCCGACGGGGGCGAGCGTTACCTCTCCACTCCTCTGTGGGTCTTCCCCGAGCCTCCGCGCCGGGAGGACTTTCGCCTGACCAATACCCTCACCGGAAAAAAGGAGGTTTTCGAGCCCCTTGAGCCCGGAAAGGTCCGGATCTACACCTGTGGCCCCACGCTCAATCGCCGGCCCCATCTGGGCCTTTACCGGAGGATGCTCACCGCGGATCTGCTGAGGCGCTGGCTCGAGGCTCGGGGCTTTGAGGTGAACCATGTGGTCAACCTTACCGACTTCGACGACAAGACCCTGGCCGCGGCGGAAGCCGCGGGGCGTCCCCTTAAGGAATTGACCGAAGAGCTGGCCCGGGAATTCTTAGAGGACCTCCGGTTTCTCCGCATAAAGCCCGCCACCCATTATCCCCGGGTGAGCGAACACCTTTCGGAGATGGTGGATCTCACCCGCCGGCTCCTTCAGAGCGGGGTGGCTTACGAAAAGTACTCCTCGGTCTATTTTGATGTCTCTAAACTTGCCGATTACGGAAAACTTTCCGGAGTGGATCTTTCGGGGCTACGGCCCGGGGCCACCGTGGATCTCGACGAATACGAAAAGGATTCTCCGGCGGATTTTACCCTCTTCAAGAGGGTAACCATTCAGGAACTCAAGCAGGGTTACTTCGTGGACACGGAATGGGGAAAGGTGCGTCCGGGGTGGCACATTCAGTGTGCGGCCCTGGCCATGAAGTACCTGGGGGAAAAGTTCGACATCCACACCAGCGGTATGGACCTCCTCTTTCCCCACCACGAAAACGAACGGGCCATTGCCCGGGCCCTCACGGGTGAGGAATTCTGTCGCTACTGGGTGCACTCGGCCCTGGTGCTGGTGGAGGGCAGGAAGATGTCCGTTTCCGCCGGAAACGAGGTGACCCTTGCGGACCTCCGGGCCAGGGGATATACCGGTCGCGAGATACGGTTTTTCCTCCTGCGGACCCACTATCGCAAGCCTCTGAACTTCAGCTTTCGGGCCCTGGAGGAGGCCCGAAGGGCCCTTTCCTGGCTGACTCTTTTCTGTGGCCTCCTGGCGAGCGCACCCCGGGGTGGGAGATCCTCCGAGGCTGAAGAGGCCCTTAAGGAACTACGGGAGGGGTTTGAGACGGCCATGAACGACGACCTCAATGTTCCTCAGGTGGTGGCCGAACTCTTTCGCTTCTCCCGGCGGTGGTATCCTCTGGTGGTGGAAACCGGCGTGCCGGAGAGCCTGAGAGACGAGGCCCTTTCCGTGCTTAAAGAAATCGACGGAGTGCTCGAGGTGCTGGTCTTTCCCGAGGAGGTGCGGGAGGAGGGGGTTCTGCGGATCGTTTCCGAGAGGGAGACCGCCCGCAAGTCCCGGGATTTTGCCACCGCCGATCGTCTGCGGGACGAACTTCGCCGGGCGGGATTCCTCCTGGTGGACACTCCTCGAGGTCCCCGGGTCTTCCGTCTCCCGGATGAGTAGTTATTACGGGGATATTCTTCAAGAAATCTACCGGCGACTTTTCCGGCACTTCGGTCCGCAGCACTGGTGGCCTGCGGAAAGCCCCTTCGAGGTCTGCGTGGGGGCCATACTCACCCAGAACACCAACTGGCGCAATGTGGAAAGGGCCATCGAAAACCTTAAAGCCCGAAACCTGCTCTCCCCGCAGGCCCTCTATGAACTTCCAGAAGATCTTTTGGCCGAACTTATTCGCCCGGCCGGGTACTTCCGGGTGAAGGCGCGGCGTCTCGGAGAATTCGTGCGCTGGCTGGTGGAGCGCTACGGGGGGAATCTTTCGGCCCTTGAGGAGGTGGACACCGGGGAACTCCGTCGGGAACTTCTCACCCTTCGGGGCATAGGTCCGGAGACCGCCGACAGCATTCTTCTCTACGCTCTCGGGCGTCCGGTGTTCGTGGTGGACGCCTATACCCGGCGCATTCTTCTGCGCCACGGTCTCGTCACCGAGGAGGCCGATTATCACGAGATCCAGGAGCTTTTCATGGAAAATCTTCCGGCAGACCCTGATCTTTTCAACGAATATCATGCCCTTTTGGTGGCCTGCGGGAAGCACCTCTGCCGCTCCCGCCGCCCCCGTTGCGGCGATTGCCCCCTTCAAGAAATGGGATCCGATCCTATTTTTTGAGGTTAGGCGGACGACCTCTTTTCCGTTCCTCGAATCCGAACCGACGGGCGAAGTCCGGTGGTCCCAGGGGCCTGTTCTTACGGCTGTTTTGACGCAAAAAAGCCAGAAGTTCCGGCGGCTCCGGTTGCCGTCGCCATTCCAGATAATAGGCTTTCGTCTCCGGCGTAAAGGGCGGCTCATCTAAAAATTGGGATCCGATCCTATTTTTGCTGGCCGAGGAATAGGGATAATCCTCCGGCCATTCCACCAGCCCGGCTCTCACCGGGTTGCGCTCTATGTAACGCATGACCTTCCAGAGGTAGTGTTCGTGATCCACTATGGAGGAGTGATATTTGGCCCGCCAGAGCTGCCCCTCCTGGCCGTATTTGCGGTTGTAATACTGGGTATAGGTCACCAGAAGACCCTGCATGAATTTAACGAGATCCTCTGGAGTTTCAGGAACTACCAGGAGGTGAAAATGATTAGGCATAATACAAAAGCTCCAGATTCGGATTTCTCGTTTCCTTTTGAGATTGCCTACGATGTCAAGGAAAACTCGATAATCCTCTTCCTCGTGGAAACAGGTTTGTCCATGATTAGCCCGGGAGACGACATGATGAGGATATCCCGGTGCAATTATTCTTGGTCTTCCCGGCATACTCCCCTTCTGCCGAAAGTAGGATCCGATCCTATTTTTAGCATGGTCAGTTATGACGGGGCAAGTCCGGAAAATAGGATCCGATCCTATTTTTGGGTGAGGGCCAGGAGAAAGACCCCCGAGACCATGACGAGGGCGGCGAAAAGGCGAAGGCGCAGGTGACTCTCCCGGAAAAAGGCCCCGCCCAGAAGAACGCCGAAGAGGATGCTGGTGCGCTTCACCGCGATCATGTAGGCCGCCGGCGCAAGACTTATGGCCTTCATGTGCGCAACGACCATGAGAGCCTGCGTCAGTCCCAGAAGGAGCACCCCCTTTGCGTTCTCGCGGAGAAAGGAAAGGAGCGGGGGTCTTTTAAGAAT is from Thermosulfurimonas sp. F29 and encodes:
- the cysS gene encoding cysteine--tRNA ligase encodes the protein METFRKPSKNILELIGNTPLVKLRRIRVKPRVEIWVKLESFNPGGSVKDRIALSMIEDAEERGLLTPGKIVAEASSGNTGIGLAMVCAVKGYRCLIAMPESASIERRKIMQAYGAEILLTPAEKSTDGAIEAIYELVRQYPDRYYNPDQFNNPANWRVHYRTTAPEIWRDTEGRVTHVVASMGTTGTLMGLARYFREKAPQVRVIGVEPVPGHRIQGLKNMKESYPPGIYDRKLPHAVINVDDEEAYELSRRLAREEGIFVGMSSGAALAGALKVAREIDEGLVVVIFPDGGERYLSTPLWVFPEPPRREDFRLTNTLTGKKEVFEPLEPGKVRIYTCGPTLNRRPHLGLYRRMLTADLLRRWLEARGFEVNHVVNLTDFDDKTLAAAEAAGRPLKELTEELAREFLEDLRFLRIKPATHYPRVSEHLSEMVDLTRRLLQSGVAYEKYSSVYFDVSKLADYGKLSGVDLSGLRPGATVDLDEYEKDSPADFTLFKRVTIQELKQGYFVDTEWGKVRPGWHIQCAALAMKYLGEKFDIHTSGMDLLFPHHENERAIARALTGEEFCRYWVHSALVLVEGRKMSVSAGNEVTLADLRARGYTGREIRFFLLRTHYRKPLNFSFRALEEARRALSWLTLFCGLLASAPRGGRSSEAEEALKELREGFETAMNDDLNVPQVVAELFRFSRRWYPLVVETGVPESLRDEALSVLKEIDGVLEVLVFPEEVREEGVLRIVSERETARKSRDFATADRLRDELRRAGFLLVDTPRGPRVFRLPDE
- a CDS encoding endonuclease III domain-containing protein — encoded protein: MSSYYGDILQEIYRRLFRHFGPQHWWPAESPFEVCVGAILTQNTNWRNVERAIENLKARNLLSPQALYELPEDLLAELIRPAGYFRVKARRLGEFVRWLVERYGGNLSALEEVDTGELRRELLTLRGIGPETADSILLYALGRPVFVVDAYTRRILLRHGLVTEEADYHEIQELFMENLPADPDLFNEYHALLVACGKHLCRSRRPRCGDCPLQEMGSDPIF
- a CDS encoding transposase, with the protein product MPGRPRIIAPGYPHHVVSRANHGQTCFHEEEDYRVFLDIVGNLKRKREIRIWSFCIMPNHFHLLVVPETPEDLVKFMQGLLVTYTQYYNRKYGQEGQLWRAKYHSSIVDHEHYLWKVMRYIERNPVRAGLVEWPEDYPYSSASKNRIGSQFLDEPPFTPETKAYYLEWRRQPEPPELLAFLRQNSRKNRPLGPPDFARRFGFEERKRGRPPNLKK